A section of the Felis catus isolate Fca126 chromosome B2, F.catus_Fca126_mat1.0, whole genome shotgun sequence genome encodes:
- the LOC123385749 gene encoding proline-rich protein 2-like translates to MQPHQPLQRQPSDFSQQRGCKQNLNRIKCYSFPREVIDPEKCKDRCPPPPTSTDKPAASFAAPAAGFHGDRNGGARGRTPGRTARRVGLARPPRPATCRAHARCLSGKARRPRPCFLTPNHPLEGRRRPSPEPPCCAPRWDRLPLRGPRPGWSRIPSPASQRGPGRATLSHGTSAGPAQSSPCPHLSRLRPDVAPAPGKGVTGDQSGAGKRESGLEQQDPDLEAGMGSGREEEERKDVAAENPKAGRPPPRWDRPATASCQGSASQLQPEEKSEPPLQLRRDQPLGPGSPGPGPPFCSPASLLTRTLHLQGSLAAGTGPAPAPAAGPPQPPPPSARFQIEIPWLGPSEDSERQPRPLAAEAPPAPPPDAPPARKPPRASPRPRPQATPPGRPFPRDSPRGGPGTRAGKTRLASRAALVNDG, encoded by the exons ATGCAGCCCCATCAGCCGCTGCAACGGCAACCCAGTGATTTCTCACAGCAACGAGGCTGcaaacagaatctgaacaggATTAAGTGCTATTCGTTTCCCA GGGAGGTGATCGATCCTGAGAAGTGTAAAGACCgatgtcccccaccccccacctccacagaCAAGCCAGCTGCCTCGTTCG CGGCCCCGGCCGCCGGCTTCCACGGGGACCGCAACGGGGGCGCGCGCGGGCGGACGCCCGGCCGGACGGCGCGGCGCGTGGGGCTGGCGCGCCCCCCTCGCCCAGCAACCTGCAGAGCCCACGCGCGCTGCCTGTCCGGGAAGGCGCGGCGCCCTCGCCCGTGCTTCCTCACCCCAAATCATCCCCTTGAAGGACGCCGCCGCCCCTCCCCGGAGCCCCCATGCTGTGCTCCACGCTGGGATCGGCTCCCTCTCCGCGGCCCGCGCCCGGGATGGAGCCGGATTCCTTCTCCAGCCTCTCAGCGGGGCCCTGGACGCGCGACCCTGAGCCACGGCACCTCGGCGGGACCGGCGCAGTCCTCACCATGCCCCCACCTCTCCCGGCTCCGACCAGACGTGGCCCCGGCTCCCGGGAAGGGAGTTACGGGGGACCAAAGCGGAGCGGGGAAGCGGGAATCCGGCCTGGAGCAACAGGACCCGGACCTCGAGGCGGGAATGGGGTCCGgtagagaagaggaggagaggaaagacgTAGCCGCAGAAAATCCCAAAGCCGGTCGCCCTCCCCCACGGTGGGACCGTCCCGCCACCGCTTCCTGCCAGGGATCAGCTTCCCAGCTGCAGCCAGAGGAAAAATCCGAGCCGCCCCTGCAGCTCCGCAGAGACCAGCCTCTCGGCCCGGGTTCCCCCGGCCCGGGCCCGCCATTCTGCAGCCCCGCAAGCCTCCTTACCCGGACACTGCACCTCCAGGGCTCGCTCGCTGCGGGAACTGGTCCCGCTCCAGCCCCTGCCGCCGGGCCGCCGCAACCGCCTCCTCCCTCCGCTCGGTTTCAAATTGAAATTCCCTGGCTGGGGCCGTCAGAGGACTCGGAgcgccagccccgccccctcgcGGCGGAAGCCCCTCCTGCGCCCCCGCCGGACGCGCCCCCGGCGCGGAAACCCCCGCGGGCCTCGccacgcccccgcccccaggccacACCCCCGGGGCGGCCCTTCCCGCGGGATTCGCCGCGCGGTGGCCCGGGTACCAGGGCTGGAAAGACGCGTCTCGCCAGCAGAGCTGCCCTGGTTAATGACGGCTAA